One window of the Colletotrichum lupini chromosome 9, complete sequence genome contains the following:
- a CDS encoding alpha-ketoglutarate-dependent 2 produces the protein MPLTIEPLHRTFAAEIRGVDFSKPLTEDVFQEIQAAITKYGVLVFPATGLDDKGHVAFASLFGELGRRKDTGGPSRMSLPELTDQGNVDATGNVISSQDPRAQISKGNTLFHVDSSFNAQRASYSILLAHEIPPLEAGGNTDFADTRAAWDGLPEEWKQELISKDYVAGHSFWYSRKKACPDFFTKLEPAKHPMSKHKIAQLHAASGKMNLFVPSHCHHIEGLDGDEGREKLEYLYRHATQDKFMVSVPWKQVGDLVMWDNTCTLHRGTPVVGGHRRDMRRATVLDGSQEAWGLNEKVERDFAFAGEVMADVFRCEGNSQRDCFQSAKCPFFTQPVFDIKDFAATQAADMPTPFDAACSILTKQCPAFLIRGLLPCHSFAGSLQYFKTVSPPPVQWPKGGCFLLFSRHRDEEGGRLGPERKQSREGPPRHLALSLKLHLAFPPCLFVTLEFHHSIFGAPQTPFTLPPSSTTSSTLFSSILHRITRQPSLQDTMADTANSTIYDDLVAKIKAAVAQKLAENESAPEAPRSVIVQRKFIKIKMNRHNLDTMPNEVLGMITTLCHDHAGGGRENLRNLCLVSKRIHDIARRELYFITPIQTPQQLACIVRTLIEQPSTRKLIHDVLINIDTNNFTGKNPAASFYRQFSFTQLDDSKLSARDRQLLVLCKATCGTKAPDNLQCILGLFMFLLENTHHVTIRADNYLSIADRFLTAGLCILAPNSSNNLDYSPLFPSLASLDLISKTWLQRSSQTFFGKVFQPTLALAASSPLLVDFGFKGPEGELASVLMHCGSDVKFPFKKLLLRGSDWTASSLCVLLRRCPKVEHLEVETIPDKDNYLIGQNINRVLPKYCPELRVLSIRFFGNKEDFFGPRLTLTCLPKMDNLRELRIEIDAFVREAQDLGDLDLAEKLPDRLEKLFLDASSVKFPGKVTSKTPAVLAHKEHVKRIIEDLCETRAEEIPLPRLDTIAIGCKYSKPKQWSRVANDTMADTDAKLRVYTAADAKTLHGSYGLAGGIMTTLCAKEAGINKGGGPKGEHRWLW, from the exons ATGCCACTCACCATCGAACCCCTCCATCGCACCTTCGCAGCAGAGATCCGCGGGGTAGACTTCTCCAAGCCGTTGACAGAAGACGTCTTCCAAGAAATCCAAGCTGCCATCACAAAG TATGGAGTCCTAGTATTCCCAGCAACAGGCCTAGACGACAAAGGGCACGTCGCCTTCGCCAGCCTCTTCGGCGAACTCGGACGCCGCAAAGACACCGGCGGGCCTTCGCGGATGAGTCTGCCCGAGTTGACAGACCAGGGTAACGTCGACGCCACCGGCAACGTCATCAGTTCTCAAGATCCGCGTGCTCAGATCAGCAAG GGAAATACGCTCTTCCATGTCGACAGCAGCTTCAACGCCCAGAGAGCAAGCTACTCAATCCTCTTGGCCCACGAGATTCCCCCTTTGGAGGCGGGTGGCAATACCGACTTCGCCGATACGCGGGCGGCGTGGGATGGGCTCCCCGAGGAGTGGAAGCAGGAACTCATTTCCAAGGATTATGTCGCCGGCCATTCGTTCTGGTATTCCCGCAAAAAGGCGTGTCCAGACTTCTTTACGAAGCTCGAGCCGGCGAAGCATCCAATGTCTAAACACAAGATCGCCCAGCTCCATGCGGCGAGCGGGAAGATGAACCTGTTTGTGCCGTCGCACTGTCACCACATCGAAGGTCTCGATGGTGATGAAGGGAGGGAGAAGCTGGAGTACCTTTACCGCCACGCCACGCAGGACAAGTTTATGGTTTCTGTTCCGTGGAAGCAAGTGGGTGATTTGGTCATGTGGGATAACACTTGTACTCTCCATCGAGGGACGCCAGTGGTCGGAGGCCATAGGAGGGATATGAGGAGGGCGACGGTGCTGGATGGCAGCCAGGAGGCTTGGGGCCTGAACGAGAAGGTAGAGAGGGACTTTGCGTTTGCGGGCGAAGTTATGGCCGACGTGTTTCGAT GTGAAGGTAACTCTCAACGGGACTGTTTTCAATCAGCAAAGTGCCCATTTTTCA CCCAACCAGTCTTTGATATCAAAGACTTTGCAGCAACCCAGGCTGCGGATATGCCAACTCCATTCGACGCAGCCTGCTCTATTCTAACAAAGCAATGCCCTGCCTTCTTGATTCGAGGATTGCTTCCTTGTCATTCTTTTGCCGGGTCTCTCCAATACTTCAAGACTGTGTCCCCGCCTCCCGTCCAA TGGCCCAAAGGGGGTTGTTTCCTCTTGTTTTCGAGGCATCGCGATGAAGAAGGAGGCAGACTCGGCCCGGAACGGAAGCAAAGCAGAGAAGGACCCCCAAGGCACCTCGCCCTTTCTCTCAAACTTCACCTGGCGTTTCCTCCTTGCCTCTTCGTCACTCTAGAATTTCATCATTCCATCTTCGGCGCACCTCAAACGCCTTTCACTCTTCCCCCATCATCAACAACTTCCTCTACTCTCTTTTCCTCAATCCTCCATCGCATCACGCGGCAGCCAAGCCTCCAAGACACCATGGCTGACACCGCGAACTCGACCATCTATGACGATCTAGTGGCCAAGATCAAAGCCGCTGTCGCCCAGAAGCTCGCCGAAAACGAGTCGGCTCCTGAGGCTCCTCGCTCTGTCATTGTACAGCGCAAATTCATCAAGATCAAGATGAACCGTCACAACCTCGATACCATGCCCAACGAGGTCCTCGGCATGATCACTACGCTCTGCCATGATCACGCGGGCGGAGGCCGCGAGAACCTTCGCAACCTCTGCCTCGTGAGCAAGCGCATCCACGACATTGCGCGTCGCGAGTTGTACTTTATCACTCCAATCCAGACTCCCCAGCAGCTTGCCTGCATTGTCAGAACCCTCATCGAGCAGCCTTCTACCCGAAAGCTCATCCATGACGTGCTCATCAACATCGACACGAACAACTTCACCGGCAAGAATCCGGCGGCTTCCTTTTACCGCCAGTTCTCGTTCACTCAGCTTGATGACTCCAAGCTTTCGGCGCGTGATCGCCAGCTTCTTGTCCTCTGCAAGGCTACCTGCGGCACCAAGGCCCCCGATAACCTCCAGTGTATTCTGGGTCTCTTCATGTTCCTTTTGGAGAATACTCACCACGTCACGATCCGCGCCGACAACTACCTCTCCATTGCCGACCGCTTTCTGACTGCTGGTCTCTGCATTCTTGCGCCTAATTCGTCCAACAACCTCGACTACTCGCCTCTGTTCCCTTCCCTGGCGAGCTTGGACTTGATCAGCAAGACCTGGCTCCAGAGATCCAGCCAGACCTTCTTCGGCAAGGTCTTTCAGCCCACCTTGGCCCTTGCGGCTTCTTCGCCTCTGCTCGTCGATTTCGGTTTCAAGGGACCCGAGGGCGAGCTGGCCAGCGTTCTCATGCACTGTGGTTCTGACGTCAAGTTCCCCTTCAAGAAGCTCTTGTTGCGTGGTAGCGACTGGACCGCCTCGAGCCTCTGCGTTCTACTCCGCCGTTGCCCCAAGGTTGAGCATCTCGAGGTCGAGACGATCCCAGACAAAGACAACTACTTGATTGGACAGAACATCAACAGAGTCTTGCCCAAGTATTGCCCCGAGCTTCGAGTCCTGTCAATCCGCTTCTTCGGAAACAAGGAAGACTTCTTCGGTCCCCGTCTTACCCTGACCTGCCTTCCCAAGATGGACAATCTTAGAGAGCTTCGCATTGAGATCGATGCTTTCGTTCGCGAGGCCCAGGACCTCGGCGACCTCGACCTTGCCGAGAAGCTTCCTGACAGACTGGAGAAGCTCTTCCTGGATGCTTCGTCCGTGAAGTTCCCGGGTAAAGTCACGTCCAAGACCCCCGCGGTTCTTGCGCACAAGGAGCACGTGAAGAGAATCATCGAAGATCTCTGCGAGACTCGCGCGGAGGAgattcctcttcctcgcctCGATACCATCGCCATCGGCTGCAAGTACAGCAAGCCGAAGCAGTGGAGCAGAGTCGCCAACGACACCATGGCCGACACCGACGCCAAGCTCCGGGTCTACACCGCCGCCGACGCCAAAACCTT ACATGGCAGCTATGGTTTGGCAGGGGGTATCATGACGACACTCTGTGCAAAGGAAGCTGGCATCAATAAGGGTGGAGGTCCAAAAGGAGAACACAGATGGCTATGGTGA